The following are encoded in a window of Impatiens glandulifera chromosome 5, dImpGla2.1, whole genome shotgun sequence genomic DNA:
- the LOC124940480 gene encoding small nuclear ribonucleoprotein Sm D2, which translates to MEEEKVKNEEEEFNTGPLSVLMMSVKNNTQVLINCRNNKKLLGRVRAFDRHCNMVLENVREMWTEVPKTGKGKKKAQPVNKDRFISKMFLRGDSVIIVLRNPK; encoded by the exons ATGGAAGAGGAGAAG GTTAAGAATGAAGAAGAGGAGTTTAACACTGGTCCACTTTCTGTACTCATGATGAGTGTGAAAAACAATACACAG GTTCTCATAAATTGCCGGAACAATAAGAAGCTTCTAGGTCGGGTGAGGGCCTTTGATCGTCATTGCAATATGGTGTTGGAAAATGTTAGAGAGATGTGGACTGAG GTACCAAAGACGGGTAAAGGCAAGAAGAAAGCTCAGCCTGTTAACAAGGATCGATTCATTAGCAAGATGTTCCTTCGAGGGGATTCAGTTATCATTGTTCTTAGGAATCCCAAGTGA
- the LOC124940017 gene encoding universal stress protein PHOS34, translating into MESSAAAAAMEKPVMLVGVDESDHSFYALEWTLDHFFVPYAPNTPFNLIIIHSKPTPLTVIGIAGPGVAAALPCVESDLKKIATRVIEKAKQLCISKNVHGVLLEAVEGDPRNVLCEYVEKHHASMLVIGSHGYGAIKRAVLGSVSDYCAHHAHCSVTIVKKPKNTH; encoded by the exons ATGGAAAgttcagcagcagcagcagcaatgGAGAAACCAGTGATGTTAGTCGGAGTGGACGAGAGCGATCACAGTTTCTACGCGCTGGAATGGACTCTAGATCACTTCTTCGTTCCATACGCTCCGAATACTCctttcaatctcatcatcattCATTCTAAGCCAACTCCATTAACCGTTATCGGAATCGCAGGCCCTG GTGTGGCGGCTGCTCTTCCGTGCGTTGAATCGGATCTGAAGAAGATAGCTACTCGAGTTATTGAGAAGGCTAAGCAACTTTGCATCAGTAAAAAC GTACATGGTGTATTATTGGAAGCTGTTGAAGGTGACCCTAGAAATGTCCTTTGTGAGTATGTTGAGAAGCATCACGCCTCGATGTTGGTCATAGGCAGCCATGGCTATGGTGCTATAAAAAG GGCTGTTCTTGGAAGTGTTAGTGACTATTGTGCCCATCATGCGCACTGCAGTGTCACGATTGTGAAGAAACCGAAGAACACACATTGA
- the LOC124940148 gene encoding uncharacterized protein LOC124940148, with translation MYPPASSYLFLVFILTASIATAADQNALSAYDVLKQYKFPIGLLPKGVRGYEINRNSGSFKVYLNKTCTFNIDGYDLKYKSTISGMISESKIYNLKGISVNQLLLWWNIQEVRRQSEELAFSIGIASANFALDDFNQSPQCGCGFHCGAGAGEEKNKKDVFFKRFNSTFMD, from the coding sequence ATGTATCCGCCGGCTTCTTCCTATCTCTTTCTCGTATTCATACTCACGGCCTCCATAGCCACCGCCGCCGACCAAAACGCCCTGAGCGCCTACGATGTCCTGAAACAATACAAGTTTCCAATTGGTCTCCTACCAAAGGGAGTAAGAGGCTACGAAATTAACCGAAACTCAGGAAGTTTCAAGGTTTACCTTAACAAAACATGCACATTCAACATCGATGGATACGATCTCAAGTACAAATCGACCATATCAGGGATGATTAGCGAGTCTAAGATCTACAACCTGAAGGGAATCAGCGTTAATCAGCTGTTGTTGTGGTGGAATATCCAGGAGGTTCGTCGTCAGTCCGAAGAGCTCGCGTTCTCCATTGGGATCGCGTCGGCCAATTTTGCGTTGGATGATTTCAACCAGAGTCCTCAGTGTGGATGCGGATTTCACTGTGGCGCCGGCGCCGGAGAAGAGAAGAATAAGAAGGATGTGTTTTTTAAGCGGTTCAATTCTACGTTTATGGATTAA
- the LOC124938055 gene encoding pectinesterase inhibitor 6-like, protein MKTIHVLLLLWLASPTMGQTESYVQEACRVTRYRELCVHSLSSFSRTAKKNPSVWARAGVSVTIGEAKSVIRYLSGLKRYSLVKGKRNQAALSDCIETFQDALDSLHMSLGVLRELNAESFFSQVEDVTTWLSSALTDEDTCTDGFNENEYPLLGSKKRRGNIIGNLRRKVVNASCITSNALALVNRLETTGPGSLNL, encoded by the coding sequence ATGAAGACTATTCATGTTCTCCTCCTCCTATGGCTAGCCTCCCCAACAATGGGGCAGACGGAAAGCTACGTTCAAGAAGCGTGTAGAGTTACTCGATACAGAGAACTCTGTGTCCATTCTTTATCGTCTTTCTCAAGGACGGCTAAGAAAAACCCTAGCGTATGGGCGAGGGCGGGAGTGTCGGTTACAATTGGAGAGGCCAAGAGTGTGATAAGGTACCTTTCGGGTTTGAAAAGGTACAGTTTGGTGAAGGGAAAGAGGAACCAAGCCGCGCTCTCGGACTGCATCGAGACTTTTCAAGATGCGTTGGACAGCCTACATATGTCGCTAGGTGTGCTCCGCGAGTTGAATGCAGAAAGCTTCTTCTCGCAGGTGGAGGATGTCACCACATGGCTTAGCTCCGCACTAACTGATGAAGATACGTGCACAGATGGATTTAACGAGAATGAATATCCCCTCCTAGGATCCAAGAAGCGCCGAGGGAATATAATTGGGAATTTGCGACGTAAGGTGGTTAATGCCAGCTGCATTACGAGTAATGCTTTGGCTTTGGTTAATAGGTTGGAAACTACAGGTCCAGGCAGCTTAAACCTATGA